One Pyrus communis chromosome 4, drPyrComm1.1, whole genome shotgun sequence genomic region harbors:
- the LOC137731792 gene encoding suppressor protein SRP40-like, translating into MPKSLTSTQEDAINPTLLAFKPRQVLLANRDMEHRKPNSSADGAQTLSPDQKGPLLRAVARFLENNGFSKTLKKFLSEAGIEKSELKDLPLDLGEIYCKYSEMCSGDTNVHSEEKVFKDTFQLLVMADKLSKEARKSKIASGSLAGAAEEHQSEQFLGATEKKIKDAVLLKENGVGDSEIEKKPKVKKKKKNKSSTDSFSAGVEQHGLEGKNDAIEIGKSVADDNPMDGKSVKPKSKKKKKDGLVSESLGGEKGKALSIGDRNGTSSGKYDFKISDVDATDKENKGSKKRKRLASEGNDSQPADNKEDEESKCRKVESSKSSKGNEQPVNNNASQGKAENFGELDKSAEKSSIKKNKKQHNGSAEPKTAFQRVKADEVEFVDEKLRDNSYWAKDGSEIGYGAKAQEILGQVRGRDFRHEKTKKKRGTYRGGLIDLQSHSVKFNYSDED; encoded by the exons ATGCCCAAATCCCTAACAAGCACGCAGGAGGACGCTATCAACCCTACCCTTCTCGCATTCAAGCCTCGCCAAGTTCTGCTCGCAAACCGAGACATGGAGCACAGGAAGCCTAATAGCTCTGCCGACGGAGCACAAACTCTGAGTCCCGACCAGAAGGGTCCACTCCTCCGCGCCGTGGCTCGGTTCCTGGAAAACAATGGGTTCTCCAAAACCTTGAAAAAGTTCCTTTCTGAAGCTGGAATCGAG AAAAGTGAACTGAAGGATTTGCCACTGGATTTGGGAGAAATTTACTGCAAGTATTCTGAGATGTG TAGTGGAGACACAAATGTCCACAGCGAGGAGAAAG TATTTAAGGATACCTTCCAATTGCTGGTAATGGCGGATAAGTTATCCAAGGAGGCAAGGAAGTCCAAGATAGCTTCTGGTTCTCTTGCTGGTGCAGCCGAAGAACATCAATCAGAGCAGTTTCTTGGtgcaactgaaaaaaaaattaaagatgcTGTACTTTTAAAGGAAAATGGTGTTGGTGATTCTGAGATAGAAAAGAAACCAAAGgttaagaagaaaaagaagaacaagTCAAGTACCGATTCTTTCAGTGCTGGTGTAGAGCAGCATGGCTTGGAAGGAAAAAATGATGCAATTGAAATTGGTAAATCAGTTGCTGATGACAATCCAATGGATGGGAAGAGTGTCAAACctaaaagtaagaaaaaaaagaaagatggttTGGTTTCTGAAAGTTTAGGTGGTGAGAAGGGGAAGGCGCTTAGTATAGGAGATAGGAATGGAACTAGTTCTGGAAAATATGATTTCAAGATATCAGATGTGGATGCTACTGATAAGGAGAATAAAGgttccaaaaaaagaaaaagattagcTTCTGAAGGAAATGATTCACAGCCTGCCGACaacaaagaagatgaagaatccAAGTGCAGGAAGGTAGAGAGCTCAAAATCATCCAAGGGAAATGAGCAACCAGTAAATAACAATGCATCACAAGGAAAAGCTGAAAATTTTGGTGAACTAGATAAAAGTGCTGAGAAGTCTTCTattaagaaaaacaagaagcaaCACAATGGTTCAGCTGAG CCAAAGACTGCATTTCAAAGGGTAAAAGCCGATGAGGTGGAATTTGTTGATGAGAAGCTTCGAGATAATTCTTACTGGGCAAAG GATGGTTCGGAGATTGGCTATGGTGCAAAAGCACAAGAGATTCTTGGGCAAGTCAGAGGAAG GGATTTTCGGCATGAAAAGACCAAGAAGAAGCGTGGGACATACAGAGGAGGGCTGATTGATCTGCAGTCACACTCGGTCAAGTTCAATTATTCTGATGAAGATTAA
- the LOC137731129 gene encoding large ribosomal subunit protein uL30y-like, producing MAEEVKAAPVVPESVLKKRKREEQWALAKKQDLESAKKKSSENRKLIYNRAKQYAKEYDEEQKELIRLKREAKLKGGFHVNPEAKLLFIIRIRGINAIDPKTKKILQLLRLRQVFNGVFLKVNKATLNMLHRVEPYVTYGYPNLKSVKELIYKRGYGKLNKQRTALTDNSIVEQALGKFGIICVEDLIHEILTVGPHFKEANNFLWPFKLKAPLGGLKKKRNHYVEGGDAGNREDYINELIRRMN from the exons atggccgAAGAAGTGAAGGCGGCGCCGGTGGTTCCAGAGTCAGtgttgaagaagagaaaaagagaggagcAATGGGCCCTTGCTAAAAAGCAAGACCTTGAATCTGCCAAGAAGAAGAGCTCCGAAAACCGCAAGCTGATCTACAACCGGGCCAAGCAGTACGCCAAGGAGTACGATGAGGAG CAAAAGGAGTTGATTCGATTGAAGCGCGAAGCAAAACTGAAGGGTGGGTTTCATGTAAACCCAGAGGCCAAGCTGTTGTTCATCATCAGGATTCGTGG AATCAATGCTATTGACCCAAAAACTAAgaagattttgcagcttcttcgATTGAGACAG GTATTCAATGGTGTGTTCTTGAAAGTAAATAAGGCCACATTGAACATGCTTCACAGGGTTGAACCCTATGTGACCTACGG GTATCCTAATTTGAAGAGTGTCAAGGAGTTAATCTACAAGAGGGGTTATGGGAAACTTAACAAGCAGAGAACTGCTTTGACTGACAATTCAATTGTTGAACAG GCTTTGGGCAAGTTTGGAATTATCTGTGTGGAGGATCTTATCCATGAAATCTTGACTGTTGGGCCTCACTTCAAGGAGGCTAACAACTTCCTTTGGCCATTTAAGCTTAAGGCCCCTCTCGGTGGtctgaagaagaagagaaatcaCTATGTTGAAGGTGGTGATGCTGGAAACCGTGAAGACTATATCAACGAGCTCATCAGGAGGATGAATTAG